The following are encoded together in the Deltaproteobacteria bacterium genome:
- a CDS encoding hydrogenase iron-sulfur subunit, translating to MAEFEPTIIAFVCNWCTYTAADLAGTSRMTQPGNVRLIRVNCTGMVDPKYVIKALLAGADAVLISGCHPGDCHYVNGNYKARRRVKLLQEILSRFGIEKNRVKMTWIGASEGNIFADTVKSLVTEVKTLGPNQARNLMI from the coding sequence ATCGCTGAATTTGAGCCGACAATCATCGCCTTTGTCTGTAACTGGTGCACTTACACCGCGGCCGATTTGGCCGGTACCTCGCGCATGACCCAGCCGGGCAACGTCCGTCTGATCCGTGTCAACTGCACCGGCATGGTGGACCCTAAATACGTCATCAAGGCTTTGCTGGCCGGGGCCGACGCCGTCCTGATCAGCGGATGTCATCCCGGCGACTGCCATTACGTCAATGGCAACTACAAGGCGCGCAGACGGGTCAAACTGCTTCAGGAAATACTGAGCAGATTCGGCATCGAAAAAAACAGGGTCAAAATGACATGGATTGGCGCCAGCGAGGGTAACATATTCGCCGACACAGTCAAGTCACTCGTCACGGAAGTCAAAACGCTAGGACCAAACCAGGCCCGGAACCTCATGATCTGA
- the nadC gene encoding carboxylating nicotinate-nucleotide diphosphorylase, giving the protein MPPFYLTEIIRLALAEDVGSGDLTTSLIVPPSTPAQAEIVAKQNLVAAGLEAARLTFETVDTAVDFDPLVADGGQAVSGQVLVRLAGPAASILTAERVALNFLMHLSGVATLTARFVNAVKPHRVRIVDTRKTTPGWRVLEKAAVRAGGGENHRLGLFDGILIKDNHIAAAGTVTAAVTRAKKGAPHTLKVEVEVSDLPGLEEAIAAEADVVLLDNMNLDQLRQAVTLTKGRVLLEASGGINLENVAQVAATGVDIISIGALTHSAPAADMSLKFNLGEAC; this is encoded by the coding sequence ATGCCTCCCTTTTATCTCACCGAGATTATCCGCCTGGCTCTGGCTGAGGACGTGGGCAGCGGAGACCTGACCACTTCTCTGATCGTACCTCCCTCTACGCCGGCCCAAGCTGAGATCGTGGCCAAGCAAAATTTGGTGGCGGCTGGACTTGAGGCGGCGCGCCTGACTTTTGAGACAGTTGATACGGCTGTTGATTTTGACCCGCTGGTTGCAGACGGCGGTCAGGCGGTTTCAGGCCAGGTTTTGGTCCGGCTGGCTGGCCCGGCTGCTTCCATCCTGACTGCTGAGAGAGTGGCGCTCAATTTCCTGATGCATCTGTCCGGCGTGGCCACGCTGACCGCCCGGTTCGTCAATGCGGTCAAGCCGCACCGGGTTCGAATTGTAGACACCCGCAAGACCACTCCGGGATGGCGTGTCCTGGAAAAGGCGGCCGTTCGGGCCGGCGGCGGAGAAAATCACCGCCTGGGGCTCTTTGATGGAATCCTGATAAAAGATAACCACATCGCTGCCGCTGGCACCGTTACCGCCGCCGTCACCCGCGCCAAAAAAGGAGCGCCTCATACCCTGAAGGTTGAGGTCGAGGTCAGTGATCTTCCCGGCCTCGAAGAAGCCATCGCCGCTGAGGCAGACGTGGTCCTGCTGGATAACATGAACCTGGATCAGCTCCGGCAGGCAGTGACCCTCACCAAAGGTCGGGTGCTCCTGGAGGCGTCCGGCGGGATCAACCTGGAAAACGTGGCCCAGGTGGCTGCCACGGGTGTGGATATCATCTCCATCGGCGCCCTGACTCACTCCGCTCCGGCCGCGGACATGAGCCTGAAGTTTAACCTGGGGGAGGCGTGCTGA
- a CDS encoding CoB--CoM heterodisulfide reductase iron-sulfur subunit A family protein codes for MPHKIGVYVCHCGTNIASKVDCAEVARFASGLKNVVIARDYQFMCSDPGQDMIISDINELGLNRVVVASCSPQLHEKTFQNACQNAGLNPYLFQMACIREHCSWVIEDPVEATEKAMHLVTAAVNRVDQHHELFAPEIQVRPGIMVVGAGIAGIQAALDIADARQKVYLVEKAPSIGGHMAQFDKTFPTLDCAACISTPKMVAVAQNPYIEMLTYSEVIEVTGYIGDYLVKVRRKPRYVNDDVCTGCGLCIDKCPVKVPSEFDELLGTRKAIYRYTPQSVPLTPVIDPEHCRYLTKGKGRVCEQLCPAQAIDFTQEETELTIPVGSIILATGYDLFDPTPLWQYGFNRFDEVYTGLQFERLNSPVGPSGGEIIMKNGNPPEGVAILHCVGSRDQNYHEYCSRVCCMYALKYAHLLREKVGPDVPIYNFYIDLRCFGKGYEEFYHRVQEKGIVFIRGRPAQVTDQALTPEEEGKLIVISEDTLLGEMLRVPVDMVILCTAMEPSREAAETARIFGVSQGQDGFFLEEHPKLGPITTTTDGIFLAGACQGPKDIPDSVSHASGAAAKALALATRGTVTVSPATAWIDPDICSGCLTCRELCVYSAIEFDEYRGVCVVNETVCKGCGSCAAFCPSNAAQIKHFTEKQIFAEIEGLLDRVSSQSA; via the coding sequence ATTCCTCATAAAATTGGTGTTTATGTCTGCCATTGCGGCACAAATATCGCAAGTAAGGTTGACTGCGCCGAAGTGGCGCGGTTCGCCTCAGGTTTAAAAAATGTCGTCATCGCCCGGGACTACCAGTTCATGTGCTCGGACCCCGGTCAGGACATGATCATAAGTGATATTAATGAGCTGGGCCTGAACCGCGTCGTGGTCGCCTCCTGCTCGCCCCAACTTCATGAGAAGACCTTCCAGAACGCCTGCCAGAACGCCGGACTCAACCCTTATCTGTTTCAGATGGCCTGCATTCGGGAGCATTGTTCCTGGGTGATCGAGGATCCGGTTGAGGCCACCGAAAAGGCCATGCACCTCGTGACCGCCGCGGTGAATCGGGTTGATCAGCACCATGAGCTGTTTGCCCCGGAGATTCAGGTGCGTCCGGGAATCATGGTGGTCGGGGCGGGCATCGCCGGTATTCAGGCGGCGCTGGATATCGCCGATGCCAGGCAGAAGGTCTATCTGGTGGAAAAGGCCCCGTCCATCGGCGGGCATATGGCCCAGTTCGACAAGACTTTTCCGACCCTGGACTGTGCGGCCTGCATTTCCACGCCCAAGATGGTGGCCGTGGCTCAAAACCCGTATATTGAAATGCTCACCTACAGCGAGGTCATCGAGGTCACGGGATACATCGGCGATTACCTGGTGAAAGTTCGCCGCAAGCCCCGCTATGTCAATGATGATGTCTGTACAGGATGCGGCTTGTGTATTGACAAGTGCCCGGTCAAGGTGCCCAGTGAGTTTGACGAGCTGCTGGGGACGCGCAAGGCGATTTACCGGTATACGCCTCAGTCGGTGCCGCTAACGCCTGTCATTGACCCTGAGCATTGCCGTTACTTAACCAAAGGCAAGGGCCGGGTTTGCGAGCAGCTTTGCCCCGCGCAGGCCATTGATTTCACCCAGGAAGAAACAGAACTGACTATCCCGGTGGGGTCCATTATCCTGGCCACCGGTTATGACCTCTTCGACCCGACTCCCTTATGGCAGTATGGTTTCAACCGCTTTGACGAAGTCTATACCGGCCTGCAGTTTGAGCGCCTGAACAGCCCCGTCGGCCCCTCCGGCGGGGAAATCATCATGAAAAACGGGAACCCTCCAGAGGGCGTGGCCATCCTGCACTGCGTTGGCAGCCGCGATCAGAATTACCACGAATATTGCTCTCGAGTTTGCTGCATGTACGCTCTCAAGTATGCTCACCTCCTCCGGGAAAAGGTCGGTCCGGACGTGCCGATTTATAATTTCTACATTGACCTGCGCTGCTTTGGCAAAGGCTACGAGGAATTTTACCACCGCGTCCAGGAAAAGGGGATCGTCTTCATCAGGGGACGTCCGGCCCAAGTCACCGATCAGGCGCTGACGCCTGAAGAAGAAGGCAAGCTCATCGTCATCTCAGAAGATACCCTGCTTGGAGAAATGCTGCGCGTTCCGGTGGACATGGTTATCTTATGTACCGCCATGGAACCGTCTCGGGAGGCGGCCGAAACGGCACGAATCTTCGGCGTCAGCCAGGGGCAGGATGGATTCTTCCTGGAAGAGCACCCCAAGCTGGGGCCGATCACCACCACCACTGATGGTATCTTCCTGGCCGGCGCCTGTCAGGGACCCAAAGATATTCCAGACTCCGTCTCGCACGCTTCCGGCGCCGCGGCCAAGGCCCTGGCCCTTGCCACCCGAGGCACGGTCACCGTCTCTCCGGCCACGGCCTGGATAGACCCGGACATCTGCTCCGGCTGCCTGACATGCCGGGAGCTTTGCGTTTACTCGGCCATTGAATTCGACGAGTACAGGGGTGTGTGCGTCGTCAATGAGACGGTCTGCAAGGGATGCGGAAGCTGTGCCGCCTTCTGCCCCAGTAACGCGGCCCAGATCAAGCATTTTACCGAAAAGCAGATTTTCGCCGAGATTGAGGGGCTCCTGGACAGGGTCTCGTCACAATCGGCTTGA
- a CDS encoding MBL fold metallo-hydrolase, giving the protein MKIRQIRVGPMATLCYIIGDEASGTCALVDPAAEAKKILKETETLGLSVTYVINTHGHTDHIGGNAQIIAATNAELLIHELEAKRLEKFLNRAVSRLMGGRGSPSPDRLLKDGDVIHIGEQSLKVLHTPGHTMGGICLYTEGHVFTGDTLFVGGIGRTDLGGGSLFLLLQSIKEKLYTLPGDTVVWPGHDYGPTPHSTIAHERETNLETL; this is encoded by the coding sequence ATAAAAATAAGGCAGATTCGCGTGGGCCCGATGGCTACCCTTTGCTATATTATCGGGGATGAAGCCTCGGGTACCTGCGCCTTGGTAGACCCTGCGGCTGAAGCGAAAAAAATCCTGAAAGAGACGGAAACCCTCGGCCTTTCGGTGACCTACGTCATCAATACGCACGGTCATACTGACCATATAGGCGGCAACGCTCAAATAATTGCCGCCACCAACGCCGAACTTCTCATCCATGAATTGGAGGCGAAACGGCTGGAAAAGTTTCTGAACCGGGCCGTATCCAGATTAATGGGCGGAAGAGGGTCCCCGTCGCCTGATCGGCTGCTGAAGGACGGAGACGTGATTCATATCGGCGAACAATCACTCAAGGTGCTTCATACCCCTGGGCATACCATGGGCGGCATCTGCCTTTACACCGAGGGCCATGTTTTCACCGGGGACACGCTCTTTGTCGGAGGCATCGGCCGGACGGACCTTGGCGGCGGGTCGTTGTTCCTGCTGCTTCAGTCCATTAAAGAAAAACTGTATACTTTACCCGGGGATACGGTTGTCTGGCCGGGCCATGACTATGGGCCCACCCCGCATTCGACCATCGCTCACGAGAGAGAAACAAACCTTGAAACCCTTTAA
- a CDS encoding epoxyqueuosine reductase — translation MNLKQRLGGKALELDFEDVGFTSAEPLDVYIQEIESRPEMYNWVMREDFDLKRGAALSQKHPWARSLVVLIRNYHHRRFPLQLIGKIGRCYQVDERRERGAEYRRLVDYFAFLEKQGIRFCFDDETPARMSAARAGLVTYGKNCFIFAKKTMLGASWLESIPILLDAEIEPDQPSIELGCPSWCKNACIAACPTGALYAPKKMNPLRCIAFNTYYGSGITPMDLREPMGTCVYGCDRCQEVCPRNQSWMNQDLPKNQELSDRAADFQLDTLLRMDQEHYVNKVWPLVFYISRKNIAKWQMNAARALGNLGARMYVPIPVESLNENQYETIRGMCAWALGKLGGSQAKAALESRLPGEADLVREEINLALNKMT, via the coding sequence GTGAACTTAAAGCAACGACTCGGCGGGAAGGCCCTTGAACTGGATTTTGAAGATGTTGGTTTTACGAGCGCAGAGCCTCTGGATGTGTATATTCAGGAGATTGAGTCCCGGCCGGAGATGTATAACTGGGTCATGAGGGAAGATTTTGACCTGAAGCGCGGCGCGGCGCTTTCTCAAAAACATCCCTGGGCCAGGTCCCTGGTGGTCCTGATTAGAAACTACCATCATCGCCGGTTCCCTCTTCAACTCATCGGGAAGATCGGCCGCTGCTACCAGGTGGATGAGCGGAGGGAGAGAGGCGCGGAATACCGGCGCCTGGTTGACTACTTTGCCTTTTTGGAGAAGCAAGGCATCCGTTTTTGCTTCGACGATGAGACGCCTGCCCGCATGTCGGCCGCTAGGGCCGGATTGGTGACTTATGGCAAGAATTGCTTTATCTTTGCCAAAAAAACCATGCTGGGCGCTTCATGGCTGGAAAGCATCCCCATCTTGCTGGACGCAGAGATCGAACCCGATCAGCCGTCCATTGAGCTTGGATGCCCTAGCTGGTGCAAGAATGCCTGTATTGCGGCCTGTCCCACCGGCGCCCTTTACGCGCCGAAAAAGATGAACCCTTTGCGGTGCATCGCCTTCAATACTTACTACGGGTCCGGGATCACGCCCATGGACTTGAGGGAACCCATGGGCACCTGTGTGTATGGGTGTGATCGCTGCCAGGAAGTTTGTCCGCGGAACCAATCCTGGATGAATCAGGACCTGCCGAAAAATCAAGAACTATCGGACAGGGCCGCTGACTTTCAGCTCGACACTCTCCTGAGGATGGACCAGGAACACTATGTCAATAAAGTCTGGCCGCTCGTCTTCTATATCTCCCGGAAAAATATCGCCAAATGGCAGATGAACGCTGCGCGCGCCCTGGGGAACCTGGGTGCGCGGATGTACGTCCCCATCCCGGTTGAAAGCCTGAACGAAAATCAGTACGAAACGATTCGGGGAATGTGCGCCTGGGCCCTGGGCAAGCTCGGCGGCAGCCAAGCCAAGGCGGCTTTGGAATCCCGCCTGCCAGGGGAGGCAGACCTGGTCCGGGAAGAGATCAACCTCGCCCTGAATAAAATGACATGA
- a CDS encoding Coenzyme F420 hydrogenase/dehydrogenase, beta subunit C-terminal domain, translated as MAKMAKIAVKDRNPVSSLQEFLKKLLHDEEIAAILVPQHLPLKNTIMPMLVTDPGKLDQADPLAPVFPINAAKILTRLTSAPLERKLAAVLRPCEIRAFIELTKLNQGNMNEVLIIGLDCLGAYENDDYSRFVAASENDGLKASLRFFRNIRAGQGTAEQDFNIARACQACERPSPDKADLAVGLIGVNMEDWLPVTANTAWGEEILNRLDLPEAEKPEEHERALAELVQERLAFRDKMFEETRQETSSLEKLTEYLAGCVNCYNCRVACPVCYCRECVFLTDVFDHKPWQYLGWAERKGALKMPTDTLFYHLTRLTHISLTCVGCGQCSRACPNHIPVMELFRLIAADVQEAFGYEPGRDPDEPQPLSVFKEDEFGDVTKEAD; from the coding sequence ATGGCAAAGATGGCCAAAATCGCGGTCAAAGACCGCAACCCCGTATCCTCGCTTCAGGAATTTCTAAAAAAGCTGCTCCACGATGAAGAAATAGCAGCCATCCTGGTCCCCCAGCATCTGCCGCTCAAAAATACGATCATGCCCATGCTGGTGACCGACCCTGGCAAACTCGACCAGGCCGACCCCCTGGCGCCTGTCTTTCCAATCAACGCCGCCAAAATACTCACCAGACTGACCAGCGCGCCTCTCGAACGGAAGCTGGCCGCGGTCCTTCGTCCGTGCGAAATCCGGGCTTTCATCGAACTAACCAAGCTCAACCAGGGAAACATGAATGAGGTGCTTATCATCGGGCTGGACTGCCTCGGGGCATATGAAAACGATGATTACTCCCGATTCGTCGCGGCCAGCGAAAACGACGGCCTCAAAGCGAGCTTGAGGTTTTTCCGGAACATTCGCGCCGGCCAAGGCACGGCCGAGCAGGACTTCAATATCGCCAGAGCGTGTCAGGCCTGCGAACGCCCGTCCCCGGACAAGGCAGACCTGGCCGTCGGTCTGATCGGGGTGAACATGGAAGACTGGCTGCCGGTCACGGCCAACACCGCCTGGGGCGAGGAAATCCTGAACAGGCTCGACCTGCCCGAAGCTGAAAAGCCGGAGGAACATGAGCGGGCCTTAGCCGAACTCGTTCAGGAGCGCCTGGCTTTTCGGGATAAGATGTTTGAGGAGACCCGCCAGGAAACGTCGAGTCTGGAGAAGCTGACAGAGTACCTCGCCGGGTGCGTCAACTGTTACAACTGTCGGGTCGCCTGCCCGGTTTGCTACTGCCGGGAGTGCGTCTTTCTCACCGATGTCTTTGACCACAAGCCCTGGCAGTATCTCGGATGGGCCGAGAGAAAAGGCGCGCTCAAGATGCCCACGGACACGCTTTTTTATCATCTGACCCGGCTGACTCACATAAGCCTGACCTGTGTCGGCTGCGGGCAGTGCTCCCGGGCCTGCCCAAACCATATCCCGGTCATGGAGCTCTTTCGGTTGATCGCCGCCGACGTCCAGGAAGCCTTTGGATACGAACCCGGGCGCGATCCGGACGAACCGCAGCCCCTGTCTGTTTTCAAGGAGGACGAATTTGGGGATGTCACAAAAGAAGCAGACTGA
- a CDS encoding 4Fe-4S binding protein: protein MKAYRFHALICGCTTCRSLGSLEVKKALEAELAKQGLAEEVKVGEVGCIGYCTASPIMLVYPGGLYYQKLTPEDIPELVSEHFLKGRPVERFFYQEPKKKEFIPELAKIPFFANQRLVVLRNRGLINTDRIDEYIAQDGYAAAGKALLEMTPQEIIEEIKASGLRERDGTGYPTGLKLEFGYKSNPEVKYIVCTAGEGDLGAFMDRSILESNPHAIIEGLIIAARAVGAHHGYIYCQEEYSMAIARLNIAMAQATDYGLLGEDILESGYDFDLQVREGAGIFLSSEESAMIALIEGRSEMTQPETPTLSESDILGHPTITSNVETYANLPPVIRRGSEWFASIGTEKSKGTKVFALTGDVFHKGLVEVPMGTKLKTLIYNIGGGIPRQRKLKAVQLGGPSSGCIPAELLDLPCDYESVTEVGAIMGAGGLIVMDDDTCMVDLARFYMEHVQRKSDDKCPLCQEGTRRMLEILEKICQGQGEVEDLNTLESLSIAVRRCATCVQGKIGLNPVYSTLKYFRDEYMTHILEKRCPAKRCQNLVEFVVDEERCRQCGACYPVCPMGAVAWEEGQPARIDRDKCTRCLACISACEFYAID, encoded by the coding sequence ATGAAGGCTTATCGTTTTCACGCCCTCATTTGTGGGTGCACCACATGTCGCTCCCTGGGGAGTCTTGAGGTCAAGAAGGCCCTTGAGGCTGAATTGGCCAAACAAGGGCTTGCCGAGGAGGTCAAGGTTGGGGAAGTTGGTTGTATTGGCTACTGCACCGCCTCCCCCATCATGCTCGTTTACCCTGGAGGGCTGTATTACCAGAAGCTGACCCCTGAAGACATCCCTGAATTGGTTAGTGAACACTTTCTTAAGGGCCGGCCTGTAGAACGCTTCTTTTATCAGGAACCGAAAAAGAAGGAATTCATTCCGGAGTTGGCCAAGATCCCCTTTTTCGCCAACCAGCGCCTCGTGGTCTTGCGCAACCGGGGCCTTATCAATACCGACCGGATTGATGAATATATCGCTCAGGACGGGTACGCCGCGGCAGGCAAAGCCCTCCTGGAGATGACCCCCCAGGAAATCATCGAAGAAATCAAGGCCTCCGGCCTCAGGGAACGCGACGGGACCGGGTACCCCACCGGTTTGAAGCTGGAGTTCGGTTACAAGTCCAACCCGGAAGTCAAGTATATCGTTTGCACCGCCGGCGAGGGTGATCTTGGGGCCTTCATGGATCGCTCGATTCTGGAATCCAACCCGCATGCCATCATCGAAGGCCTGATCATCGCCGCCAGGGCCGTGGGCGCTCATCATGGTTATATTTATTGCCAGGAGGAATATTCCATGGCCATTGCCAGGCTCAACATCGCCATGGCCCAGGCCACTGATTACGGACTTCTGGGCGAGGACATCCTGGAGTCTGGCTATGATTTTGACCTCCAGGTCCGGGAAGGCGCGGGCATCTTTTTAAGCTCCGAGGAGTCGGCCATGATCGCCTTGATCGAGGGCCGATCCGAGATGACTCAGCCGGAAACGCCCACCCTCTCGGAGTCAGATATTCTCGGCCATCCCACCATCACCAGCAATGTGGAGACTTATGCCAATTTGCCTCCGGTGATTCGGCGCGGTTCGGAGTGGTTCGCATCCATTGGCACGGAAAAGAGCAAGGGGACCAAGGTCTTTGCCTTGACCGGCGATGTTTTTCACAAGGGTCTGGTTGAGGTGCCCATGGGCACGAAGCTCAAGACCCTGATTTACAACATCGGCGGAGGCATCCCCAGACAGAGGAAGCTCAAAGCCGTCCAGCTCGGCGGGCCCTCGAGCGGCTGCATCCCGGCCGAGCTTCTTGACCTGCCGTGCGACTACGAATCCGTGACTGAGGTTGGCGCCATCATGGGCGCGGGCGGGCTGATTGTCATGGACGATGACACCTGCATGGTGGATCTGGCCCGGTTTTATATGGAGCACGTTCAGAGGAAGTCCGATGATAAATGTCCTCTCTGCCAGGAAGGCACCAGGCGGATGCTTGAAATCCTGGAAAAAATCTGCCAGGGCCAGGGCGAGGTCGAAGACCTCAACACCCTTGAGTCCCTGAGTATCGCTGTCAGAAGGTGCGCTACCTGCGTCCAGGGTAAAATCGGACTCAACCCCGTGTATTCCACGCTCAAATACTTCCGGGACGAGTACATGACGCACATCCTTGAGAAGCGCTGCCCGGCCAAACGCTGCCAGAACTTGGTGGAGTTCGTGGTTGATGAGGAAAGGTGCAGGCAGTGCGGGGCCTGTTATCCGGTCTGTCCGATGGGAGCCGTGGCCTGGGAGGAAGGTCAGCCGGCGCGCATTGACCGTGATAAGTGCACCCGGTGCCTGGCCTGCATATCCGCTTGTGAGTTTTACGCCATTGACTAA
- a CDS encoding valine--tRNA ligase: protein MTTEKLDKAYEPQKVEERFYRYWEEGGYFRADENSTEEPYTIVIPPPNVTGTLHLGHALDNTLQDILIRYHRMKGYNALWLPGTDHAGIATQNVMERQLVEEGTSREELGREKFAARIWEWRRRYGGIIINQLKRLGSSCDWSRERFTMDEGLSAAVKEVFVSLYEQGLIYQGNRIINWCPRCQTALADIEVEHENLKAHLYYVRYPLAEGDGHLVVATTRPETLLGDTAVAVNPQDSRYKDFVGRKVVLPVLKRQIPVITDDYVDLEFGTGALKITPAHDPNDFEIGLKHDLPSVRCIDDVGRMNEEAGPYQGQDRFECRENIVADLEKEGLLERIEDYQHAVGHCYRCKTMVEPTLSKQWFVKVKPLAEKAVQAVEQGRTRIIPPNWEKTFFDWMNNIRDWCVSRQIWWGHRIPAYYCQDCDEVIVSREPVEVCPACQGSKIEQDSDVLDTWFSSGLWPFSTLGWPEKTKDLEVFYPTTVLVTAFDIIFFWVARMMMLGIHFMGDVPFREVYIHALIRDPEGQKMSKSKGNVTDPLEIMERYGTDAFRFTLTVLAAKGRDIRLSEERIAGYAHFVNKLWNAARFTLMNLEGFSPERLKRPVLDEKALTLADAWIMSRISSITAEVEEHLAGYDFDRMAGSLYQFVWHEFCDWYLELAKPVLYGEDPIARRQTQAVLAHALSVILRLLHPIMPFITERIWQALPGTDESIMIAPFPSPQAGRPDPEAERRMALIQGVVTAVRNIRGEMNVPPSQEVEVIAMDDNPENRQLLKQQRGDILKLVRGKSLEVAPPQKKPEGAAAAVAGAVEIFVKLKGIINLEKEARRLQKELEKVAKEIARSGQKLANEDFLAKAPAEVVTREKEKNRLLNEKKEKLAMNLERVEALRR, encoded by the coding sequence ATGACGACCGAAAAACTGGATAAGGCCTACGAGCCGCAAAAGGTTGAAGAGCGGTTTTATAGATACTGGGAAGAAGGCGGATATTTTCGGGCGGATGAAAACAGTACCGAGGAGCCTTATACCATTGTCATCCCTCCGCCCAATGTAACCGGTACCCTTCATCTGGGACACGCCCTGGACAACACGCTGCAGGACATCCTGATCCGGTATCACCGCATGAAAGGGTATAACGCCCTGTGGCTGCCCGGCACGGATCATGCCGGTATTGCGACTCAGAATGTCATGGAACGCCAGCTGGTCGAGGAAGGCACCTCCCGGGAGGAGCTGGGCCGGGAAAAGTTTGCCGCCCGCATCTGGGAGTGGCGCAGGCGGTATGGAGGCATCATCATCAACCAGTTGAAACGCCTCGGTTCTTCCTGCGACTGGAGCCGGGAGCGTTTCACCATGGATGAAGGGCTTTCGGCCGCGGTGAAGGAGGTCTTTGTCAGTCTTTATGAGCAGGGCCTCATTTATCAAGGAAACCGCATCATCAACTGGTGCCCCCGCTGCCAGACCGCGCTGGCTGACATAGAAGTCGAACACGAAAACCTCAAGGCTCATCTGTATTATGTCCGCTATCCCCTGGCCGAAGGCGACGGGCATCTGGTCGTGGCCACCACGCGTCCCGAGACCCTGCTCGGGGATACTGCCGTGGCGGTCAATCCTCAGGATTCCCGATACAAAGATTTCGTGGGCCGCAAGGTTGTTCTGCCTGTATTAAAGAGGCAGATCCCTGTTATTACCGATGATTATGTGGACCTGGAGTTCGGCACCGGGGCCCTGAAGATAACCCCGGCCCATGACCCGAACGACTTCGAGATCGGGCTGAAGCATGACCTGCCTTCTGTCAGGTGTATTGACGACGTGGGCCGTATGAACGAGGAAGCCGGTCCTTATCAAGGGCAGGATCGGTTTGAATGCCGCGAAAACATCGTGGCTGACCTCGAAAAGGAAGGGCTTCTTGAAAGAATCGAAGATTATCAGCACGCCGTGGGTCACTGCTACCGCTGCAAGACAATGGTTGAGCCCACCCTTTCCAAGCAGTGGTTCGTCAAGGTCAAGCCGCTGGCTGAAAAGGCCGTGCAGGCCGTGGAACAAGGCCGCACCCGCATCATCCCGCCCAACTGGGAAAAGACTTTCTTCGACTGGATGAACAATATCAGGGACTGGTGTGTTTCGCGTCAGATCTGGTGGGGTCACCGCATCCCGGCCTACTACTGCCAGGACTGCGACGAGGTCATTGTCAGCCGCGAGCCGGTGGAAGTTTGTCCCGCCTGCCAGGGCTCGAAGATCGAACAGGATTCGGACGTCCTGGACACCTGGTTCTCGTCAGGCCTCTGGCCCTTCTCTACCCTCGGCTGGCCGGAAAAAACCAAAGACCTGGAGGTGTTTTATCCGACCACCGTCCTGGTGACCGCCTTTGATATCATTTTCTTCTGGGTGGCCAGGATGATGATGCTGGGGATTCACTTCATGGGTGATGTTCCGTTTCGAGAGGTGTACATCCATGCCTTGATCCGTGATCCTGAAGGCCAGAAGATGTCCAAATCCAAAGGCAACGTCACCGACCCTCTGGAAATTATGGAAAGATATGGCACAGACGCCTTTCGTTTCACCCTGACCGTCCTGGCGGCCAAGGGACGGGACATTCGCTTGTCTGAGGAGCGCATCGCCGGATATGCCCACTTTGTCAACAAGCTCTGGAACGCCGCCCGCTTTACCCTGATGAACCTGGAGGGCTTCAGCCCGGAGCGGCTTAAACGGCCTGTTCTGGATGAAAAGGCCCTGACCCTGGCTGACGCCTGGATCATGAGCCGGATATCCTCCATAACGGCCGAAGTCGAAGAACACCTGGCTGGTTATGATTTTGACCGGATGGCCGGCTCCCTGTACCAGTTCGTGTGGCATGAATTCTGTGACTGGTATCTGGAACTGGCCAAGCCGGTGCTTTACGGGGAGGACCCCATCGCCAGAAGGCAGACCCAGGCCGTGCTGGCTCACGCGCTCTCGGTCATCCTGCGGCTGCTCCATCCAATCATGCCTTTTATCACCGAGAGGATCTGGCAGGCCCTGCCCGGGACAGACGAAAGCATCATGATCGCTCCTTTCCCCTCCCCGCAGGCCGGTAGGCCTGACCCCGAGGCCGAGCGGCGCATGGCGCTCATTCAGGGCGTCGTTACGGCGGTCCGTAACATCCGGGGGGAGATGAACGTCCCGCCTTCACAGGAGGTTGAAGTCATCGCCATGGACGATAACCCGGAGAACCGGCAGCTCCTTAAGCAGCAAAGGGGAGACATCCTGAAACTGGTCCGAGGCAAATCCCTTGAGGTCGCCCCTCCCCAAAAAAAACCAGAAGGCGCCGCGGCCGCGGTCGCCGGGGCGGTCGAGATCTTCGTCAAGCTAAAAGGCATAATTAACCTTGAGAAAGAAGCTCGCCGCCTGCAAAAGGAACTGGAAAAGGTCGCGAAGGAGATCGCCCGGTCGGGCCAGAAGCTGGCCAATGAAGATTTTCTGGCCAAAGCTCCGGCTGAAGTCGTGACGCGGGAAAAGGAAAAGAACCGGCTTTTGAACGAAAAAAAGGAGAAGCTGGCCATGAACCTCGAACGAGTGGAAGCCCTGAGAAGGTGA